Proteins encoded by one window of Arachis hypogaea cultivar Tifrunner chromosome 1, arahy.Tifrunner.gnm2.J5K5, whole genome shotgun sequence:
- the LOC140175389 gene encoding uncharacterized protein yields MAPFKASYGRDPPSLVRYEISAGDELPLQELLLAWDKLIEQLKSTLLRSQQFMKTQADKHRRFVEFEEGDLVLVKLQPYRQHSVALRHSQKLGMRYFVLFSICRKLSSIAYRLELPSEAKIHNVFHIFALKKFRDEKHEQYLPLPLRSSEEGPILSPHTIVDCQVILKHGQEVQQLQI; encoded by the coding sequence ATGGCCCCATTCAAAGCTTCATACGGACGTGACCCTCCTTCCTTGGTCAGATATGAAATTTCAGCAGGGGATGAACTTCCATTACAAGAACTATTGTTAGCTTGGGATAAGTTGATTGAGCAACTTAAATCTACCTTATTACGCTCTCAACAATTCATGAAGACTCAAGCTGACAAGCATCGGCGATTCGTCGAATTTGAAGAAGGAGACTTAGTATTGGTTAAGCTCCAGCCATACAGGCAGCACTCGGTTGCATTACGTCACAGCCAAAAGTTAGGAATGCGTTATTTTGTACTCTTTTCCATCTGCAGAAAGTTGAGTTCAATAGCTTACCGGCTAGAGTTACCATCCGAGGCCAAAATCCACAATGTGTTTCATATTTTTGCCCTCAAGAAATTCAGGGACGAGAAACATGAGCAATACTTGCCATTACCACTCCGGTCGAGTGAAGAAGGCCCTATCCTTAGTCCGCATACCATTGTGGACTGCCAAGTCATCTTGAAACATGGCCAAGAAGTGCAGCAATTGCAGATATAA